A window of the Halobacterium hubeiense genome harbors these coding sequences:
- a CDS encoding rubrerythrin has protein sequence MSTVAARVDSDDQLARLLQIGIVLEEVVEARAHRHYQSLPAAERDEAIEALLSEASEESAEHRRRLESLVEALDADSIPFEDVKELVAGSYGQTGPEDFDGVLYDQLHGEETAYKFYDDLIDAVEASEASFSVDRESVLETLREIRHAEAEGVEEVAKLMEARA, from the coding sequence GTGAGCACGGTCGCGGCCCGCGTCGACTCCGACGACCAGCTCGCGCGCCTCCTCCAGATCGGCATCGTCCTCGAGGAAGTCGTGGAGGCGCGCGCGCACCGCCACTACCAGTCGCTGCCCGCCGCGGAGCGCGACGAAGCCATCGAGGCGCTGCTCTCGGAAGCCAGCGAGGAGTCCGCGGAACACCGCCGCCGGCTCGAATCGCTCGTCGAGGCCCTCGACGCCGACAGCATCCCCTTCGAGGACGTCAAGGAGCTCGTCGCGGGGAGCTACGGGCAGACCGGCCCGGAGGACTTCGACGGCGTGCTCTACGACCAGCTCCACGGCGAGGAGACCGCGTACAAGTTCTACGACGACCTCATCGACGCCGTCGAGGCCAGCGAGGCGTCGTTCAGCGTCGACCGCGAGTCGGTCTTGGAGACGCTCCGGGAGATTCGCCACGCCGAAGCGGAGGGCGTCGAAGAAGTCGCGAAACTGATGGAGGCCCGCGCATGA
- a CDS encoding metal-dependent transcriptional regulator, which produces MNTADQYLKTIFLVEQLEDGPAATGELADRLGVSPASVNEMVGKLEDRGLVTHEKYKGASVTDDGEARAREALQTYCILERFLANVLDVDDFRAEARQLEPVIDETVADRLDMIIDREPQCPECFDADADACGLLVEEGIEADD; this is translated from the coding sequence GTGAACACTGCCGACCAGTACCTGAAGACCATCTTCCTCGTCGAACAGCTCGAGGACGGCCCCGCGGCGACCGGCGAACTCGCCGACCGCCTCGGCGTCAGCCCCGCGAGCGTCAACGAGATGGTCGGGAAGCTCGAGGACCGCGGACTCGTCACCCACGAGAAGTACAAGGGCGCGTCCGTCACCGACGACGGCGAAGCCCGCGCCCGCGAGGCGCTGCAGACGTACTGCATCCTCGAGCGCTTCCTCGCGAACGTCCTCGACGTCGACGACTTCCGCGCGGAAGCCCGCCAGCTGGAACCGGTCATCGACGAGACGGTCGCCGACCGCCTCGACATGATTATCGACCGCGAGCCGCAGTGTCCGGAGTGCTTCGACGCCGACGCCGACGCGTGCGGCCTGCTCGTCGAGGAAGGCATCGAAGCTGACGACTGA
- a CDS encoding DUF1850 domain-containing protein, with the protein MRRTRVAVLAVVALAVSSVAVAAVAPGETVLVVEDTETGEQYLDAPVEDGTTVALEYTHSVEKTRVYDGYTVRGDRLEMTRMAFESYGWGLPSGANVTRENGTFVYDPPGNTTRLTVAPGRVAKHKLHVGDETYDLVALTDAESVDVHVVHRSVLADALDAIHV; encoded by the coding sequence ATGAGGCGGACGCGCGTCGCCGTCCTCGCCGTCGTCGCTCTCGCGGTCAGCTCGGTCGCGGTCGCCGCGGTGGCGCCCGGCGAGACCGTCCTCGTCGTCGAGGACACCGAGACCGGCGAGCAGTACCTCGACGCCCCGGTCGAGGACGGCACCACGGTCGCACTCGAGTACACGCACAGCGTCGAGAAGACGCGCGTCTACGACGGCTACACGGTCCGTGGCGACCGCCTGGAGATGACTCGCATGGCGTTCGAGTCCTACGGCTGGGGGTTGCCCAGCGGCGCGAACGTCACCCGGGAGAACGGGACGTTCGTCTACGACCCGCCCGGCAACACGACGCGGCTGACGGTCGCTCCGGGTCGCGTGGCGAAGCACAAGCTTCACGTCGGCGATGAGACCTACGACCTCGTAGCGCTGACGGACGCCGAATCAGTCGACGTTCACGTCGTCCACCGTTCGGTGTTGGCGGACGCACTCGACGCTATCCATGTCTGA
- a CDS encoding LysE family translocator, translating into MFDAAVSVVAGLALGLSLAAPPGPMNAVIAEEAVTRGWRAGFFAGLGAMTADACFFALALVGVVAFIQDAPTVRTLMVGVGGVLMLYYAYGAFRDAGSFSDAEPAEGRGFRKAFVLALTNPYQVTWWLTAGVGLLNPTEFSAFGVQLSAANGALTIAGFFAGILVWVAGFPASLRAAGERVDAFGTVVAYASAGVLALFGVLFLRRAAGL; encoded by the coding sequence GTGTTCGACGCCGCCGTCTCCGTGGTCGCCGGGCTCGCGCTCGGGCTGTCGCTGGCCGCGCCGCCCGGCCCGATGAACGCCGTCATCGCCGAGGAAGCCGTCACCCGCGGCTGGCGCGCGGGCTTCTTCGCGGGGCTGGGCGCGATGACTGCCGACGCGTGCTTCTTCGCGCTCGCGCTCGTCGGCGTCGTCGCCTTCATCCAGGACGCGCCCACGGTGCGGACGCTGATGGTCGGCGTCGGCGGCGTGTTGATGCTCTACTACGCGTACGGCGCGTTCCGCGACGCTGGCTCGTTCTCCGACGCCGAGCCCGCCGAGGGCCGCGGCTTCCGGAAGGCGTTCGTGCTCGCGCTCACCAACCCCTACCAGGTGACGTGGTGGCTGACCGCCGGCGTCGGCCTGCTGAACCCGACCGAGTTCTCGGCGTTCGGCGTCCAGCTCTCCGCCGCGAACGGCGCGCTCACCATCGCCGGGTTCTTCGCCGGCATCCTCGTGTGGGTCGCGGGGTTCCCCGCGTCGCTGCGCGCGGCCGGCGAGCGCGTGGACGCGTTTGGCACGGTCGTCGCGTACGCCAGCGCGGGAGTGCTGGCGCTGTTCGGCGTACTCTTCCTGAGAAGGGCGGCCGGGCTGTAG
- a CDS encoding outer membrane protein assembly factor BamB family protein, which yields MPRTRRALLASTAALATGAVAGCSGPLRESRPDATGASDAWATRHGGSRRTRASDAAAVTAAPARQWRDTDFPQYEGAVFTADGGAFVVDTHAVVAVAPDGGVRWRDDAGYYGQPLLTRDAVVADSMDGGLVALDRESGERAWTGAKVAPTALAAGRILGDAGSDTIAAARPGGGTAWSRGAAHADHVPAVACEGDTVVAAYTYRHRPRDDDTTARTRSTVVAYDADSGDVQWQFGVPGTVERLAVRDGWAHVGAGIRGLGAVLSAVSLSEGRVAVRHTFPGAWFDGLTVAGDRAVAAAGPRLAGFDEHFDGPVWRESLPARPSSLAAAGSLVYATWGASADGTVVAAYDPADGTQQWRVTLPTDWGYVAGATDGRVFVAANDDSGLYALG from the coding sequence ATGCCCCGCACCCGGCGCGCCCTCCTCGCCAGCACCGCCGCCCTCGCGACCGGCGCAGTCGCCGGCTGTAGCGGCCCCCTCCGGGAGAGCCGTCCGGACGCGACCGGTGCGTCCGACGCGTGGGCGACCAGACACGGCGGGAGCCGGCGGACCCGCGCCAGCGACGCGGCCGCCGTCACCGCCGCGCCCGCGAGACAGTGGCGCGACACCGACTTCCCGCAGTACGAGGGCGCCGTCTTCACGGCCGACGGCGGCGCCTTCGTTGTCGACACGCACGCCGTCGTCGCCGTCGCGCCGGACGGCGGCGTGCGCTGGCGCGACGACGCCGGCTACTACGGCCAGCCGCTGCTCACGCGCGACGCCGTCGTCGCGGACTCGATGGACGGCGGTCTCGTCGCGCTCGACCGCGAGTCCGGCGAGCGCGCGTGGACCGGCGCCAAGGTGGCGCCGACCGCACTCGCCGCCGGCCGAATTCTCGGTGACGCGGGCTCCGACACGATAGCCGCTGCACGACCCGGCGGGGGAACCGCGTGGTCCCGCGGCGCCGCTCACGCGGACCACGTGCCGGCCGTCGCCTGCGAGGGGGACACGGTCGTCGCCGCGTACACGTACCGTCACCGGCCGCGGGACGACGACACCACGGCGCGGACCCGGTCGACGGTCGTCGCATACGACGCCGACAGCGGCGACGTGCAGTGGCAGTTCGGCGTCCCCGGGACCGTCGAGCGACTCGCGGTCCGGGACGGGTGGGCGCACGTCGGCGCCGGGATTCGAGGGCTGGGCGCGGTGCTGTCCGCCGTCTCGCTGTCCGAGGGTCGCGTCGCGGTTCGCCACACGTTCCCGGGCGCGTGGTTCGACGGCCTGACAGTCGCCGGCGACCGCGCGGTCGCCGCCGCGGGGCCGCGGCTCGCGGGCTTCGACGAGCACTTCGACGGCCCCGTCTGGAGGGAGTCGTTGCCGGCGCGCCCGAGTTCGCTGGCCGCGGCGGGGTCGCTGGTGTACGCGACGTGGGGCGCGTCGGCCGACGGAACCGTCGTCGCGGCGTACGACCCCGCCGACGGGACGCAGCAGTGGCGGGTCACGCTGCCGACGGACTGGGGGTACGTCGCGGGCGCGACCGACGGGCGCGTGTTCGTCGCCGCGAACGACGACAGCGGACTGTACGCGCTCGGCTGA
- a CDS encoding TMEM165/GDT1 family protein: MTGFAELAAIAFAAQLAALPGEKVQFIIAGLSTQYDPKVVVAAATSAFAIWTAIEIVVGNALRSALPGVYLDAITGVLFFVFGVVLLRSMPAEGESGPMQGDGGVVALGGRFEQATIFGRAIPTYFGGFVPIFAMMFAGEFGDKTQMVTIGLATQYGAAPAIWVGEMAAIVPVSLLNAMFFARFSRSFDVRRAHAAAAALFFFFAGDVALQLLFDVSVWEAIVATVARLLPVSLTP; the protein is encoded by the coding sequence GTGACCGGCTTCGCGGAACTGGCCGCCATCGCGTTCGCCGCGCAGCTGGCCGCCCTCCCCGGCGAGAAAGTCCAGTTCATCATCGCCGGGCTGTCCACGCAGTACGACCCGAAGGTCGTCGTCGCCGCCGCCACCTCCGCGTTCGCCATCTGGACCGCCATCGAAATCGTCGTCGGGAACGCGCTCCGCAGCGCGCTGCCCGGCGTCTACCTCGACGCCATCACGGGCGTGCTCTTCTTCGTGTTCGGCGTCGTCCTGCTGCGCTCGATGCCCGCCGAGGGCGAATCCGGCCCGATGCAGGGGGACGGCGGCGTCGTCGCGCTCGGCGGCCGCTTCGAGCAAGCCACCATCTTCGGGCGCGCCATCCCCACGTACTTCGGCGGGTTCGTCCCCATCTTCGCGATGATGTTCGCCGGCGAGTTCGGCGACAAGACCCAGATGGTCACCATCGGACTGGCCACCCAGTACGGCGCCGCGCCCGCCATCTGGGTCGGCGAGATGGCCGCCATCGTCCCCGTCAGCCTGCTGAACGCGATGTTCTTCGCGCGGTTCTCCCGGAGCTTCGACGTGCGCCGCGCGCACGCCGCGGCCGCCGCGCTGTTCTTCTTCTTCGCCGGCGACGTCGCGCTCCAGCTCCTGTTCGACGTCTCCGTCTGGGAGGCCATCGTCGCGACGGTCGCCCGCCTGCTCCCGGTGTCGCTGACGCCGTAA
- a CDS encoding metal-dependent transcriptional regulator, translating to MLSDVMEDYLKAVYVLQRERGPPVKTSAIADYLDVTPPTVTSMVGKLEDRGLVAREKYKGVELTPEGETVALEVLRHHRLLESFLADHLDYEYDEVHDEADALEHHISEEFERRLARKLDDPAVDPHGDPIPSADLEPPEHPETTALADHAAGDRVVVARVDDRNSEELRYLKDAGIQPGTELAVREHAPIGLFVVEADGEDVHLPDRVATVIRVRAADDDAEVTEA from the coding sequence ATGCTCTCGGACGTCATGGAGGACTACCTGAAGGCGGTCTACGTGCTCCAGCGCGAGCGCGGCCCGCCGGTGAAGACCTCCGCCATCGCCGACTACCTCGACGTCACGCCCCCGACGGTCACCAGCATGGTCGGGAAGCTCGAAGACCGCGGGCTCGTCGCCCGCGAGAAGTACAAGGGCGTCGAACTCACCCCCGAGGGCGAGACCGTCGCGCTGGAGGTGCTTCGCCACCACCGCCTGCTGGAGTCGTTCCTCGCGGACCACCTGGACTACGAGTACGACGAGGTCCACGACGAGGCCGACGCGCTCGAACACCACATCAGCGAGGAGTTCGAGCGCCGGCTCGCCCGGAAGCTCGACGACCCCGCCGTCGACCCGCACGGCGACCCGATTCCCAGCGCCGACCTCGAACCCCCCGAACACCCTGAGACCACCGCGCTCGCGGACCACGCCGCCGGCGACCGCGTCGTCGTCGCGCGCGTCGACGACCGCAACTCCGAGGAGCTTCGCTACCTCAAGGACGCCGGTATCCAGCCCGGCACCGAACTCGCCGTCCGCGAGCACGCCCCCATCGGGCTGTTCGTCGTCGAGGCCGACGGCGAGGACGTCCACCTCCCGGACCGCGTCGCGACCGTCATCCGCGTGCGCGCAGCCGACGACGACGCCGAGGTGACCGAGGCGTGA
- a CDS encoding HD domain-containing protein, translating into MGVEIKESPVSESQFDEMAAFVRDYLEASVENEDDGGRMRWYPWHSAEYRFTHIRNVVDLGERIASEEGADVDVVRVAALFHDIAKLEAEQEEHADEGARIARKYLETHGDFAPSFVDQVCAAIADHSHQGDLSELPLETRCLIEADVLDKAGANGAALMLLRMGYEARTHVDAAEMIDRVLERGETAAERVESDTADSIAHQRVKRVRWFREWLEAEVPGMRE; encoded by the coding sequence GTGGGCGTCGAGATAAAGGAGTCGCCGGTCTCCGAGTCGCAGTTCGACGAGATGGCGGCGTTCGTCCGCGACTACCTCGAAGCCAGCGTGGAGAACGAGGACGACGGCGGGCGGATGCGGTGGTACCCGTGGCACTCCGCGGAGTACCGGTTCACGCACATCCGCAACGTCGTCGACCTCGGCGAGCGCATCGCCAGCGAGGAGGGCGCGGACGTCGACGTCGTCCGCGTCGCGGCGCTGTTCCACGACATCGCGAAACTGGAAGCCGAACAGGAGGAACACGCCGACGAGGGCGCGCGCATCGCGCGGAAGTACCTGGAGACCCACGGCGACTTCGCGCCGTCGTTCGTCGACCAAGTGTGTGCGGCCATCGCCGACCACTCCCATCAGGGCGACCTCTCGGAACTCCCGCTGGAGACGCGGTGTCTCATCGAGGCCGACGTCCTCGACAAGGCGGGCGCAAACGGCGCGGCGCTGATGCTGCTGCGGATGGGCTACGAGGCCCGCACGCACGTCGACGCCGCGGAGATGATAGACCGCGTGCTCGAACGAGGGGAGACCGCCGCCGAGCGCGTGGAGAGCGACACCGCCGACTCCATCGCCCACCAGCGCGTCAAGCGCGTGCGGTGGTTCCGGGAGTGGCTGGAAGCCGAAGTGCCGGGGATGCGCGAGTAG
- a CDS encoding DUF7563 family protein, translating to MPLCQNCESFVTKDYVRVFTPPGVEQPRVCPDCPDMVRDGADVREARATRS from the coding sequence ATGCCGCTCTGCCAGAACTGCGAGTCGTTCGTCACCAAGGACTACGTCCGCGTGTTCACGCCGCCCGGCGTCGAACAGCCCCGCGTCTGCCCGGACTGCCCGGACATGGTGCGGGACGGCGCGGACGTCCGCGAGGCTCGCGCGACCCGGTCGTAA
- a CDS encoding hybrid sensor histidine kinase/response regulator yields the protein MTETIRVLHVDDEPGFAEMAGEFLEREDDRIEVVTAADASDGCGILAEDDVDCVVSDFDMPGKNGIEFLEAVRDDYPDLPFILFTGKGSEEVASDAISAGATDYLQKEAGTDQYTILANRVLNYVDTARANAHRQRQLDAIEAAEEGISILDADGEFMYVNEAYADLYGYEADDLVGEHWRILYPDGAVSRVENEILPHVRDTGVWSGQTTGLRADGETFVEDHTLAQTENDELVCTVRDVTEDRERGQALAALHDAATDLEAADTNGEVYEILVDAAEHILDFDLVAVDIHEGDALVQAAWSLDADTEGYWEVTPLDEDTFATRAYRRQETIVADDLREYEITPADPDYRSALTTPIADIGTFQAVSREPEAFGATDRELAELLAGHAREALTRLESERRLRERTAELERQNQRLEEFATIVSHDLRAPLNVASGRLELAREDGDSQNLAAVAEALDRMETLIEDTLTLAREGQAVTDRERVDVAAVAEQCWERVVDESGSLAVVDEFAIRGDRDRLQQVFENLARNAVEHAGDDVTVRVGVLDDASGFYVADDGRGIPAEEREAVFGHGYTTSDDGTGFGLAIVEEIADAHGWEVEVTDSAEGGARFEFTGVELVEEIADAQ from the coding sequence ATGACCGAGACCATCCGCGTCCTCCACGTCGACGACGAGCCGGGGTTCGCGGAGATGGCCGGCGAGTTCCTCGAACGCGAGGACGACCGCATCGAGGTCGTGACGGCCGCCGACGCCAGCGACGGATGCGGGATTCTCGCCGAGGACGACGTCGACTGCGTCGTCTCCGACTTCGACATGCCGGGGAAGAACGGCATCGAGTTCCTCGAAGCCGTCCGCGACGACTATCCCGACCTTCCATTCATCCTCTTCACCGGGAAGGGCTCCGAGGAGGTCGCCAGCGACGCCATCTCCGCGGGCGCGACCGACTACCTCCAGAAGGAGGCGGGCACCGACCAGTACACGATTCTGGCGAACCGCGTGCTGAACTACGTGGACACGGCGCGCGCGAACGCCCACCGGCAGCGCCAGCTGGACGCCATCGAGGCCGCCGAGGAGGGCATCAGCATCCTCGACGCGGACGGCGAGTTCATGTACGTCAACGAGGCGTACGCCGACCTCTACGGCTACGAGGCCGACGATCTCGTCGGCGAGCACTGGCGAATCCTGTACCCCGACGGCGCGGTGTCGCGCGTCGAGAACGAGATCCTCCCGCACGTCAGGGACACGGGCGTGTGGAGCGGGCAGACGACGGGGCTGCGGGCGGACGGCGAGACGTTCGTCGAGGACCACACGCTGGCCCAGACCGAGAACGACGAACTCGTCTGCACGGTGCGGGACGTCACGGAGGACCGCGAGCGCGGGCAGGCGCTGGCGGCGCTGCACGACGCGGCAACGGACCTGGAAGCGGCCGACACGAACGGCGAGGTGTACGAGATTCTCGTGGACGCCGCCGAGCACATCCTCGACTTCGACCTCGTGGCCGTGGACATCCACGAGGGCGACGCGCTCGTGCAGGCGGCGTGGTCGCTGGACGCCGACACCGAGGGGTACTGGGAGGTGACGCCGCTGGACGAGGACACGTTCGCGACGCGGGCGTACCGCCGGCAGGAGACCATCGTCGCCGACGACCTCCGGGAGTACGAGATTACGCCCGCCGACCCCGACTACCGGTCGGCGTTGACGACGCCCATCGCGGACATCGGGACGTTTCAGGCGGTCTCCCGGGAGCCGGAGGCGTTCGGCGCGACCGACCGGGAGCTGGCGGAGCTGCTCGCGGGGCACGCCCGCGAGGCGCTCACGCGCCTGGAGTCCGAGCGCCGGCTCCGCGAGCGCACGGCTGAGCTGGAGCGACAGAACCAGCGCCTCGAGGAGTTCGCGACCATCGTCAGCCACGACCTCCGCGCCCCGCTGAACGTCGCGAGCGGTCGCCTCGAACTCGCTCGCGAGGACGGCGACAGTCAGAACCTCGCGGCGGTCGCGGAGGCGCTGGACCGCATGGAGACGCTCATCGAGGACACGCTGACGCTCGCGCGCGAGGGGCAGGCGGTGACCGACCGCGAGCGCGTCGACGTCGCGGCGGTCGCCGAGCAGTGCTGGGAGCGCGTCGTCGACGAGTCGGGGTCGCTGGCGGTCGTCGACGAGTTCGCGATTCGCGGGGACCGCGACCGGCTCCAGCAGGTGTTCGAGAACCTCGCCCGGAATGCCGTGGAGCACGCCGGCGACGACGTCACGGTTCGCGTCGGCGTGCTCGACGACGCCTCGGGGTTCTACGTGGCGGACGACGGCCGCGGCATCCCCGCCGAGGAACGGGAGGCGGTCTTCGGGCACGGGTACACGACCAGCGACGACGGCACGGGGTTCGGGCTCGCCATCGTGGAGGAGATCGCGGACGCGCACGGCTGGGAGGTCGAGGTCACGGACAGCGCCGAGGGCGGCGCGCGCTTCGAGTTCACGGGCGTGGAACTGGTCGAGGAAATCGCGGACGCGCAGTAG
- a CDS encoding TRAP transporter permease, which yields MSEHPTDSPAEDAESVLQEIERKRSLRGWSVIAVAVVGVAFSVFQMWLAARGSELSVTLPLVGEFVLARLQLLQTNAVHVAFALVLTFLLYPASTGDGPVARRCVAFAAALDDRLGASHPVTRGVRRVGAFLAWAMVDRDLDRVAPVDVVFAAVSALTAVYFITDFAEIQEMRRFGLEAGRPAPEVWLGYLDALSFVVEPLASLLEPLAFLLGPLADTSYAFVLGVVGVLLVLEATRRAISLWLMVIVGLFIVYARFGFYIPQDAAYVGVLSIPSFSWPDIVQNLWYNTENGVFGIPVTVSVQFIYIFILFGAFLEMSGAGQWFIDLAYGATGTRKGGPAKASILASGFMGTISGSSIANTVTTGAFTIPLMKKSGYRPEFAGGVEASASSGGQILPPVMGAAAFLIVQYTQTPFADVIVAATIPAVVFFFGVWVMVHFEAVKQGIGGLDKSELVDIRSHLRSGWFYLLPLGLLLYYLIIERLSVARSAWFTVVAIGALLALVAAYGDETRGMLAVVFAALAGGTFLSELLVGGGILAALTGGGSGAQPAAAAFAAVLGDIGWLAIAAGVVTMLVRPGLDATVLNFDEAVDDAAETTAGAVNRPGLASNALYRYGTFVAKSMEDGARTAVPVVVAVAAAGIIPGVISISGLGPNLVSLIRSVAGGSLVLVLFITAVSSIILGMGMPTTVTYIILSVLLAPVLTPFGVPELAAHLYILYFGVIADITPPVAVAAYAASGVAKSDAFQTGIEAFKLSLNKAIVPFAFVVTPGIVMLRRNPGDLPVGEQFSVVGVADLLDLSYSVPEILLPVIGVFLGVIALAATVIGFVYTDVSGVERTAFAVSSLLLMAPSLVVTSAFDVLGLFGVATGAVPLALDLALRGVGLVLFAALLARNRRESTAATPADASDPA from the coding sequence ATGTCTGAACACCCAACCGACTCCCCGGCCGAGGACGCCGAATCAGTACTGCAGGAGATAGAACGCAAGCGCAGCTTACGCGGCTGGAGCGTGATAGCCGTCGCCGTCGTCGGCGTCGCGTTCTCCGTCTTCCAGATGTGGCTCGCGGCGCGCGGCTCCGAGCTCTCGGTCACGCTCCCGCTCGTCGGCGAGTTCGTGCTCGCGCGGCTCCAGCTCCTCCAAACCAACGCGGTCCACGTGGCGTTCGCGCTCGTGCTCACGTTCCTGCTGTACCCCGCGAGCACGGGTGACGGTCCGGTCGCGAGGCGGTGTGTCGCGTTCGCCGCCGCGCTCGACGACCGGCTCGGCGCCTCCCATCCCGTCACGCGCGGCGTCCGCCGCGTCGGCGCGTTCCTGGCGTGGGCGATGGTCGACCGCGACCTCGACCGCGTCGCCCCCGTCGACGTCGTCTTCGCCGCGGTCTCGGCGCTCACCGCCGTCTACTTCATCACGGACTTCGCCGAGATTCAGGAGATGCGCCGGTTCGGGCTGGAGGCCGGGCGGCCCGCCCCCGAGGTGTGGCTGGGCTACCTCGACGCGCTCAGCTTCGTCGTGGAACCGCTGGCGTCCCTATTGGAGCCGCTGGCGTTCCTGCTCGGCCCGCTCGCGGACACCTCCTACGCGTTCGTGCTGGGCGTCGTCGGCGTCCTGCTCGTGCTGGAGGCGACCCGCCGCGCCATCAGCCTCTGGCTGATGGTCATCGTCGGGCTGTTCATCGTCTACGCCCGGTTCGGATTCTACATCCCACAGGACGCCGCCTACGTCGGCGTGCTTTCGATTCCGTCGTTCTCGTGGCCGGACATCGTCCAGAACCTCTGGTACAACACCGAGAACGGCGTGTTTGGGATTCCCGTGACGGTCTCCGTGCAGTTCATCTACATCTTCATCCTCTTCGGCGCGTTCCTGGAGATGTCCGGCGCAGGCCAGTGGTTCATCGACCTCGCGTACGGCGCCACCGGCACCCGAAAGGGCGGCCCCGCGAAGGCGTCCATCCTCGCCTCCGGATTCATGGGCACCATCTCCGGGTCCTCTATCGCGAACACGGTGACCACGGGCGCGTTCACGATTCCGCTGATGAAGAAGTCCGGCTACCGGCCGGAGTTCGCGGGCGGCGTCGAGGCCTCCGCGTCCTCGGGCGGCCAGATTCTCCCGCCCGTGATGGGCGCGGCGGCGTTCCTCATCGTCCAGTACACGCAGACGCCGTTCGCGGACGTCATCGTCGCCGCCACCATCCCCGCTGTCGTGTTCTTCTTCGGCGTCTGGGTGATGGTCCACTTCGAGGCCGTCAAGCAGGGCATCGGCGGCCTCGACAAGTCCGAGCTCGTGGACATCCGCTCGCACCTCCGGTCGGGGTGGTTCTACCTCCTGCCGCTGGGGCTGCTGTTGTACTACCTCATCATCGAGCGGCTGTCGGTCGCGCGGTCGGCGTGGTTCACGGTCGTCGCCATCGGCGCGCTACTCGCGCTGGTCGCCGCGTACGGCGACGAGACCCGCGGCATGCTCGCGGTCGTCTTCGCGGCGCTGGCCGGCGGGACGTTCCTCTCGGAGCTGCTGGTCGGCGGCGGCATCCTCGCCGCGCTCACCGGCGGCGGGAGCGGTGCCCAGCCGGCGGCCGCGGCGTTCGCCGCCGTGCTCGGTGACATCGGCTGGCTCGCCATCGCGGCCGGCGTCGTCACGATGCTGGTGCGGCCCGGCCTCGATGCGACCGTGCTGAACTTCGACGAGGCCGTCGACGACGCCGCCGAGACGACCGCCGGTGCGGTCAACCGCCCCGGTCTCGCGTCGAACGCGCTCTACCGCTACGGCACGTTCGTCGCGAAGTCCATGGAGGACGGCGCGCGCACGGCCGTCCCGGTCGTCGTCGCCGTCGCCGCCGCCGGCATCATCCCCGGCGTCATCAGCATCTCCGGCCTCGGCCCGAACCTCGTCTCGCTCATCCGGTCGGTCGCCGGCGGGTCGCTGGTGCTCGTGCTGTTCATCACCGCCGTCTCCTCTATCATCCTCGGAATGGGGATGCCGACGACGGTGACGTACATCATCCTCTCGGTGCTGCTGGCGCCCGTGTTGACGCCGTTCGGCGTGCCGGAGCTGGCCGCACACCTCTACATCCTCTACTTCGGGGTGATAGCGGACATCACGCCTCCCGTCGCGGTTGCCGCGTACGCCGCCTCCGGGGTGGCGAAGTCGGACGCCTTCCAGACGGGCATCGAGGCGTTCAAGCTCTCCTTGAACAAGGCCATCGTGCCGTTCGCGTTCGTCGTCACGCCCGGCATCGTGATGCTGCGCCGCAACCCCGGTGACCTCCCGGTCGGCGAGCAGTTCAGCGTCGTCGGCGTCGCTGACCTGCTGGACTTGAGCTACTCCGTCCCCGAGATTCTGCTCCCCGTAATCGGCGTCTTCCTCGGAGTCATCGCGCTCGCCGCGACGGTCATCGGGTTCGTCTACACGGACGTGAGCGGCGTCGAGCGCACCGCGTTCGCGGTCAGCTCGCTACTGTTGATGGCGCCGTCGCTGGTCGTCACCAGCGCCTTCGACGTCCTGGGGCTGTTCGGCGTCGCCACCGGCGCCGTGCCGCTCGCGCTCGACCTCGCGCTCCGCGGCGTCGGCCTCGTGTTGTTCGCCGCGCTGCTCGCGCGCAACCGCCGCGAGAGCACCGCTGCGACGCCCGCGGACGCCAGCGACCCGGCCTGA